In the genome of Streptomyces sp. SLBN-118, the window TGGTAGCGGGCGACGACATGACGCCAGCGGCCGTAGTCCTTGTACTGCTTGGCGAGCGCCTTGACGGAGGGCCGCGGGCGGTACTGGACCTTGAGCTCGGGCGAGAACCAGATCAGGCCGCCCGCCTCACGGATGCGGAAGTTCAGCTCCCAGTCCTGGGCGCGTATGAACTCCTCGTTGTAGCCGCCCTGCTGCTCCAGCGCCTTGCGGCGGAAGACACCCAGATACACGGTTTCGGCCGGGCCCGCCTGGCCCCCGGTGTGGAAGGCCGCATTGCCCACGCCGACCTTCGACGTCATCGCGGCGGCGACGGCGTGCTCCCAGTCGTTCTCGCCCTCGGCGTGCATGATGCCGCCGACGTTCTGCGCGCCGGTCTCTTCGAGGAGGCGCACGGCGGTGGCGATGTAGTTCGCCGACAACATGCCGTGGCCGTCGACGCGCACCACGATCGGGTGGCGCGACGCCTTGATGGCGGCGTTCAGGGCGGCCGGGGTGCGGCCGGTCGGGTTCGGCACGGTGTGGACCCTCGGGTCTTCCGCTACGAGCTCGGCGGCGATCTCGTCGGTACGGTCCGTGGAGGGCCCGAGCGCGATCACCACCTCCATCTCGCCGTCGTACTCCTGCTCGAGGATGTGACGGACCGAGTTGCGCAGATGCCGCTCCTCATTGAGGACCGGCATGATCACGGAGACTGGGGGCATGGCGGAGGGCGTGGCGTTCATCGGTCGCCACGTTACCGCGAACGGGGGACACGGACGCGCGGCGGCCGGGGCGGTGCCCGTGGGCGCAGATCGTATCGGCCTACGGTGTGCGGGATTCCCCTGTCGCTCGCGGAGGTGTCCCCCCGTGCCCACGCCGCCCCGCTCCCGCCGTCCCGGGCCGAGTGCCCAGTCCAGGACCACACGGCCGGTCGCACGGCCGCGCTGGGGCATGCGGGTGGCGACGTCGCTCTCGGTCCTGGTGCTGGGGGCGGGCGGCATCGGGCACGCGGTGGTGACCAGCCTGGACTCCGGTATCGACCGGGTGGACCCCTTCAAGGACATGAAGAACCGGCCCGAGCCGGGCCGCGGCATGAATCTCCTGCTCGTCGGCACGGACGGTCGCGACAAGATCACGCGGGACATGAAGCGGAAGTACCGGCTGGGCGGCGCGCCCTGCCGCTGCACCGACACGATGATGCTGGTGCACATCTCGCGGGAGCGGGGGCGGGCCAGCGTGGTGAGCCTGCCGCGGGACAGTTATGCGGAGATCCCCGAGCACGTCGACCGGACGACCGGCAAGCGCCACAAGCCGCACCCGTTGAAACTGAACGCGGTGTACGCGGAGGGCGGGCCGAACCTGACCGTGCGGACCGTTGAGAACATGACCAAGGTGAAGATCGACCACTATCTGGAGATCGACTTCACCAGCTTTATGAACACGGTGGACACGCTCGGCGGGGTGGAGATCTGCACGGCCCGGCCTATGAAGGACACGTACACCGGTCTGGATCTCGCCGCCGGAAGGCACAAGCTGAATGGCGGGCAGGCGCTGCAGTACGTGCGCTCGCGCCATATCGACGGGGCGGCCGACCTGGGCCGGATGCAGCGCCAGCAGCGTTTTGTCGCGGCGCTCATCCAGCGGGCGACCAGCAGCGGGGCGCTGCTGAACCCGGTGAAGTTCCGCCAGGTCAGCTCGATGATGCTGGGCTCCGTACGGGCCGACGAGGGCTTCGGGACGGAGGAGATGCTCGCGCTGGGCAGGGCGATGCGGGGGTTCACGGCGGCCTCGTCGGAGTTCACGTCCGTGCCGGTCCGCGGCGTCGGTCACTACGTCAAGGGCGTCGGCTCCACGCTGAAGTGGGACGAGGCGAAGTCGAAGAAGCTCTTCCAGAGGTTGCGCGAGGACATGCCGCTGGCGCCGCACCGGCCGGCGGGGCCGAAGGCGACGACGGTCGACGTGGCGCCGCAGCAGATCCGGGTGCAGGTCTTCAACGGGACGCGCGCGGACGGCCTGGGGCGCAGGCTCGACGACGCGCTGAGGGCCACCGGCTTCAACACGACCCGCAACCCCCTGAACCGGGCCGGCGCGGAGGTGCGGCGCACCTATGTGAGATACGACCCACGCTGGGACCGCTCGGCGAAGTCGCTCGCGGCGGCGCTGCCGGGCTGCGAACTGCTCAAGGTGAGGGGCCAGGGCCCGACGCTGAAGGTGACGGCAGGGACGGACTACAAGGGCGTGACACCGGTCCGGGCGGAGGACAAGCGCCAGGGCGAGTTCGGCGCGGTGACGGGCGACCAGGTGCTCTGCCCGTAACCGGGCCGGCCCGCACAGGCGGGTTCCCGGCGGAGCCCCGGTCAGTCGTCCAGGCCCTCCGACGCGTGTTTCTCGCGCAGCTCCTTGATCGCGCGGCGCCTCGCCAGCCGGTGCGTGCGCCGGATCTGCGCCTCCTGGTAGCGCCGCTGGTCCTGTTCGGTCTCGGGGATCACGGGCGGTACGCGACGCGGCTTGCCGTCCCCGTCGACCGCGGCGAAGACGAGATACGCGGTGCCGACCCGCGTCGCGGGGGTCGACTCGTTCCAGCGTTCGGCGAGCACCCGCACGCCGACCTCCATGGAAGACCGCCCGGTCCAGTTGACCTGGGCCTTCACATGCACCAGATCTCCGACGCGTACCGGCTCCAGGAAGACCATCTCGTCCATGGAGGCCGTGACCGCGGGCCCGCCCGAGTGGCGGCCCGCGACTGCGCCCGCCGCGTCGTCCACCAGCTTCATGATCACCCCACCGTGCACCGTGCCGAGAAGGTTGGTGTCGGTGCCGGTCATGATGTGACTCAAGGTGGTACGGGACGCCGAAGTGGGCTTACCCGGAATCTCTGATTCCGGGCGCTGGGCCAGGTCTGTCATGCGCTCCACCATATGCCGGGCCGCATTGCATCAGCTTGGCAACAGCCCTGACCCTATTCCCCACCCGCTCTGTGAGGCACAGGCCCCGGCCTGCACACTGGTCCGCATGAATGAATGGCCCGATGGATACGGACGCGGCAGCCAGGCCGAGCCCGAGGGCGCTCGCGCGATGCGCCACGTGCAGCGACGACCGGTCCCGCAGCAACAGTCGCAGGGGTACGACGACGGTTACGACGCCCCCTACGACAGCGGCTACAACACGGGCCAGGTCTACGGAGGCCAGGGCGGCGGAAACGGCGGACCCCCGCAGGGCTACGCACCCCAGGCCGGCCCCGACTGGCGCCGACGGCTCAAGATCGGCTCGCTGACGCTGGTCGTCCTGCTGCTCGCGGTGTCCATAGGCACGTATTTCTGGGCCGATTCCAAGCTCAAGCGCGAGGTCGACCTCTCGAAGGTCATCGAGCGCCCCGGCGCCGGCGAGGGCACGAACTATCTGATCGTGGGCTCCGACAGCCGTGAGGGCATGTCGGAGGAGGAGAAGAAGAAGCTCCACACGGGCTCCGCCGAAGGCAAGCGGACCGACTCGATGATGATCCTGCACGACGGCGACAACGGCCCGACGCTGATCTCGCTGCCGCGCGACTCCGACGTGGAGATCCCCTCCTTCAAGGGCTCCCAGTCCGGCAAGCTCTTCCCCGCGAAGGGCCGCCACACCAAGCTGAACGCGGCGTACGCGGAGGACGGCCCCGAGCTGCTCGTCCGCACGGTCGAGTTCAACACGGGCCTGCACATCGACCACTACGTCGAGATCGGCTTCGCCGGCTTCGCGAACATCGTGGACGCGATAGGCGGCGTGGAGATCGACATCCCCAAGGCCTTCAAGGACAAGAACTCGGGCGCGGACTTCCAGGCGGGCAAGCAGACGCTGGACGGCGAGCAGTCGCTTGCGTTCGTACGGACGCGGTACGCCTTCGCCCAGAGCGACCTGGACCGTACGAAGAACCAGCAGAAGTTCCTCGCGGCGCTGGCCAGCCAGACGGCGACGCCGGGCACGATCCTCAACCCGTTCAAGTTCTACCCGACGATGGGCGCGGGCCTGGACACCCTGATCGTGGACAAGGACATGTCCCTGTGGTCGCTCGGCCAGATGTTCTTCGCGATGAAGGGCGTCACGGGCGGCGACGGCACGTCGATGAACATGCCGATCTCGGGCAGCCGGGGCGGCAACCTGGTCTGGGACAAGAGCAAGGTGAAGCAGCTCGTCGAGCAGCTGAAGAACGACGACAAGGTCACGGTCACTTCGGACCGCTGACGCCCTGCCCCGGACGCTCCACTCCGATCTCGGACCTCACGAGGCAGCCCTGGGCTGCCTCGTGAAGCGACCGGCGTGCGAACGGCCCCCGGTGTGCGGCGTTTCTAGGGGCCGTGGCGTGCGTCGTGCGAGAGGGCCTTACGGCAGGTTCCTTGCCATCACGATCCGCTGGACCTGATTCGTGCCTTCATAAATCTGGGTGATCTTGGCGTCGCGCATCATGCGCTCCACGGGGTAGTCACGCGTGTAGCCGTAGCCGCCGAGCAGTTGGACCGCGTCCGTCGTGACCTCCATGGCGACGTCGGAGGCGAAGCACTTGGCCGCGGCGCCGAAGAAGGTCAGGTCCCCGTCGACACGCTCCGACTTGGCGGCCGCGGAATAGGTGAGCTGGCGGGCGGCCTCAAGCTTCATGGCCATGTCGGCGAGCATGAACTGCACGCCCTGGAAGTCCGCGATCGGCTTGCCGAACTGCTTGCGCTCCTGGACGTACCCCTTGGCGTAGTCCAGCGCGCCCTGGGCGATGCCGAGCGCCTGGGCCGCGATGGTGATGCGGGTGTGGTCCAGGGTCTTCATCGCGGTGGCGAAGCCGGTGCCCTCCTCGCCGATCATGCGGTCCGCGGGGATACGGACGTTGTCGAGGTAGACCTCGC includes:
- a CDS encoding LCP family protein — its product is MNEWPDGYGRGSQAEPEGARAMRHVQRRPVPQQQSQGYDDGYDAPYDSGYNTGQVYGGQGGGNGGPPQGYAPQAGPDWRRRLKIGSLTLVVLLLAVSIGTYFWADSKLKREVDLSKVIERPGAGEGTNYLIVGSDSREGMSEEEKKKLHTGSAEGKRTDSMMILHDGDNGPTLISLPRDSDVEIPSFKGSQSGKLFPAKGRHTKLNAAYAEDGPELLVRTVEFNTGLHIDHYVEIGFAGFANIVDAIGGVEIDIPKAFKDKNSGADFQAGKQTLDGEQSLAFVRTRYAFAQSDLDRTKNQQKFLAALASQTATPGTILNPFKFYPTMGAGLDTLIVDKDMSLWSLGQMFFAMKGVTGGDGTSMNMPISGSRGGNLVWDKSKVKQLVEQLKNDDKVTVTSDR
- a CDS encoding LCP family protein; the protein is MRVATSLSVLVLGAGGIGHAVVTSLDSGIDRVDPFKDMKNRPEPGRGMNLLLVGTDGRDKITRDMKRKYRLGGAPCRCTDTMMLVHISRERGRASVVSLPRDSYAEIPEHVDRTTGKRHKPHPLKLNAVYAEGGPNLTVRTVENMTKVKIDHYLEIDFTSFMNTVDTLGGVEICTARPMKDTYTGLDLAAGRHKLNGGQALQYVRSRHIDGAADLGRMQRQQRFVAALIQRATSSGALLNPVKFRQVSSMMLGSVRADEGFGTEEMLALGRAMRGFTAASSEFTSVPVRGVGHYVKGVGSTLKWDEAKSKKLFQRLREDMPLAPHRPAGPKATTVDVAPQQIRVQVFNGTRADGLGRRLDDALRATGFNTTRNPLNRAGAEVRRTYVRYDPRWDRSAKSLAAALPGCELLKVRGQGPTLKVTAGTDYKGVTPVRAEDKRQGEFGAVTGDQVLCP
- a CDS encoding glycosyltransferase family 2 protein; amino-acid sequence: MNATPSAMPPVSVIMPVLNEERHLRNSVRHILEQEYDGEMEVVIALGPSTDRTDEIAAELVAEDPRVHTVPNPTGRTPAALNAAIKASRHPIVVRVDGHGMLSANYIATAVRLLEETGAQNVGGIMHAEGENDWEHAVAAAMTSKVGVGNAAFHTGGQAGPAETVYLGVFRRKALEQQGGYNEEFIRAQDWELNFRIREAGGLIWFSPELKVQYRPRPSVKALAKQYKDYGRWRHVVARYHEGSINLRYLAPPTALCAIAAGVVVGAALTPLGFVVPAGYLAAIAAGSVPAGKGLPLRARLQIPVALATMHMSWGYGFLTSPRALAKKVIASRRPAVRTSSA
- a CDS encoding acyl-CoA thioesterase; protein product: MTDLAQRPESEIPGKPTSASRTTLSHIMTGTDTNLLGTVHGGVIMKLVDDAAGAVAGRHSGGPAVTASMDEMVFLEPVRVGDLVHVKAQVNWTGRSSMEVGVRVLAERWNESTPATRVGTAYLVFAAVDGDGKPRRVPPVIPETEQDQRRYQEAQIRRTHRLARRRAIKELREKHASEGLDD